CACGGCGGATGTTCTCAGTGTCCACGGCGCAGGTAAAGTGGGGGTAGCAATAGTGGCGCCCATCTCCACTAGCAGTGCTGATTCTCTGTGGGCGGAAGACAGACTCAGTCAGCGACCCTCTCTAGGAAGCCCTCACACCCCACCACCGAAGATCAGTCATTGCTGGTAAAATACAATGGAAGAAGTCTGGGATAGTTCGACCGCCAACCCCAGCACTGACTGGAGAAGTGAGGGACTACAGACAAGCCCTGCTTACCAGAAACTCATCGCGAATGAAGTACTTGGCCCGGGTCACGCGTGGGTCCTCTCCGGGTTCGGGAGTCGCTGCAAACACACAACCAAAgcaaatattattaattattctaATCAGTTTAGAAGAATTAGCCTGACACCATTGTAGCCTGTTTCCTACACTCTTGATCTCggcataagaaaatgaaataaataaatgtccccGTCGCCACCCGCCCTCcagtgggagggggtggggactCATAGCTACACACCTTCGCCCAAGAACCACCTGACCAAACCAGTAGGGAGCACGTACCATCCTCAGGAGTGGTGTAGCGAGCAAACTCTGGAAAGTAGTCCTCAATCTTCGATTTTCCAGGGAGGACTTTCTCAGCAAGCAGGTCTTGCTTGTTGAGGAAAAGAATCACAGAGATGGTGCGCAGCCATCTGAGGAGAGAAGGCTGGAGTCAGCACCGGGGTCTGGGCTCAGGAGCCCTGCAGAGCGGGCTGGGAGACCCCACACACCTGTTGTTCCAGATGCTCTTGAAGAGGTTCAGAGCCTCCTGCAGGCGGTTGGTCTGGTTGTCCTCCCGAATGACCATGTTGTAGCTGCTGCTGGCCACCACGAAGATGATGGCAGTCACGTCATTGAAGCACTGGATCCACTTGCGGCGTTCATCGCGCTGGCCACCCACGTCGAACATGCTGGAAGAGGAAGGACACTGGGTTATCCCGGGCCCACCACTCTATAGGACAGAGTTAGGACTCAACAATCCACTTACTGGAAGTTGACTTTGTCCACCTGGAACTTGGTCTCAAAGATGCCAGAGGTCAGGACGCGGCAGCGAAGCAGGTCCTGAAACAAAGAGCTGGGTCAGTGACCCTCACCCTAATGGGCCAAGATGGGGAATCAGCAACATGGAGCCATAGCCTTGAGGCCAGAGACACACATACCTGGTCGCTTGGCACATAGTCGGCCTGCTTGATCACGTCAATCTTGTCCAGGAAGCTTAAAAGAAAGGGGGCATGGTGGTCAGCACGTGTGTGCAAACGGTGGGCACAGAAACAACAGACAGGTTTCCAAGGGGGTGGCGGCCTGGCCCTTCGCTTTGAACCTGCCTGACCTCACCTACTGTGCATTAACCTCACAAGCTGGGACATCTTGCCTTCACCAACTCGAAAACACAAAACTCCTTCCTATCTATTGGGTCTGCGAAATAGAACATTTCAGATGGCAAACTTttagtttaaataaaacaaacaaataaaaatcccaatCTTGTGGGGGAAGCTCAACTCTAAACACAATTAGGGAAATTAACTTTTGTCTTGTGCAAGATTGGGATAATGTAATGTGCAAAAGCAATGTAAATGTTGGCTTGGAGGGGTTTCTGGAGCGGGCAGGGGGCTGGGAATGGTTTAAAGTAATCAGAAGAGAGAAATCTCAAAGGAGCAGGTCTACTATTTAAAGAACTCCcctaagttttttgttgttgttgttgtttgtttgttttttttttgttgttgttgttgtttgtttgttttttttgttgttgttgtttttttcccccttcttccccttcctttttacCAGTTCTGAGTTAGTCTGGCTTAGAGGATACACTAACTGGCCCAATCAATCTTACATTACAGCACAGGCCCAGAAATAGCTCCCCAGCCACCCTGGCCTCCAGcatgttgccatggcaacagaaCCACAATTCTATAAATAGATCCTTAGCACCAAATCTTGTGAGAAGACATCTGGAGTGGGGCCAGCCAAACTACAGCTCAACAAACACAAACCTGGCAGCTTAAGAAATGGGCCCAGGCCCAGAGCCTGCCCCCTCCAACAGAAAGGTAGTTAAACAAGACACGGGCGggccactgtgtgctgtgtgcctggGAGGCAGCTTACACAACTTTTTCTTGAAGTTTCCTTAAAACTTTTCAGAGTTGGTGCACGAGGCAGTCTTTAGTAGTGTAATGCAGtgctttcaacaacaacaacaaagtggaGGGGCCCCAAAGAAGCTGGCCCCCACAATTCGCCATGGGGTGGCCGAGACTCCTCATCTTGTATCTGTACTTAAGTCCTGAATTGGATCCAGAATACAAATCACAAACAATTCCAggatttccatttgttttgtgtttctataaTTAGTGCTTCCAGCTTTTAGTACAaacttttgagaaaaatcagGAACTTTGTTGAAGGAGGGGGGCTGGGGCCCATGGGGATTGCTTTTCAGTTCCTTGAAAGAACATGTAACTTTGTGTCTTAAACCATGACTGCCTATATATGTAGCAACACTGAAAGTAACAAAGGAAGTCCCTGTGGAAGAGCTGGCCTAGGAAAGGGTCACTGTATTCCCCCCTCACCAGCCCCAAGTAGGGGTGCTTTGTGCCTTATAAGGCATgggcaaataaaaatatcttgtgTGTTTTTATGATGGGACCACTATGTGCTTGCTGTATTGTGTACGCCCCTAAATGCTTAGGTCATTTCCACGAGTTCCCACTTTACTACAGTCATTACTGCCTTGCTCTAGCAGGTATTAACTGTTTATGTAAAACAATATCAGTATGCTCTAAAGCACAATTAAGAgctttataaaacaaatgaatccGACTAGAACTTTCTGAGTGCCTGTGGGTTAGCAGCTTTTATGCGTGTTTTTGTCTgttgtgcgtgtgcacatgcatgtgccactGGCTACTTACTACTGGGCACAGTCAATCAGCTGGTACTCGTTGGAGCGCTCATAGCAGGCACGCACTCCCTCGTCCTCCCACAGAGCCTTGGCATGCTCATAGAATTCCTGAAAGAGAACCCAGGAGAGAACGTTGGTTAGAAGATGTGCACATACCCTGGCCCTGAGGCCACAGTTCACTACGTGAGTTCAAGTGTGAGCCCCGCTTGAAGCAATGTGTGGAAAGGGCCTGCGGTCCTGTTAAACCCTAGAAATCAGTGGAATTAGCACGATTTCATCTTTGGGGAGCACCCAGAGTCGTGGGTAGATGCTTCTGTCACTTATGTTGGGGCGGGGGCAAACAAACATCTTTATTTTGGTATTAAGCATAGGCTTTGAATGAACGTATGCATTCACGTGGCAAGTATGTGTCTGGTCAGTCTTGCCTACATGCAAGCTTGTCCCTTGTGTTCCCACTGGGCCTTGCTCCTGCTCAGGTGAGCGGGGGAAGGGAAGCCAGGGTTGAGGTGGAGCTTACAGGTGGGAAGTCAAAGTTGGGCACGTTCATCACGCTCAGAATGTAGTCGACGCGGAATTGATTCTCAGGGTTGGCCAGCTCCACAGGGGGTACCAGGTTGCTCATGGCGGCCACAATGGTCTGAAAATGATTTAGCAAAAATGGTCAGGGGGCAGCACTATGGGAAGAGGGGGTGCTAAAAGATATGAGCAAGAGGGAGTGCACATACTTCAATGGCCTCCTTCAGGTTGTTTTTGATGTCCTGCACTTTGGTGGCCTTCTCACTACAGtggaattgaaaagaaaaaaagaaaatcatattgcATCCTGACCATCAGGATGTCACCTTCATTGAGACATGTCAACTAAAAAGCATAGTATTCTGTTCTCCAAGGAGTTGTGGGTTCAGATCTGTAGAAATTAGAGgcacccaaataaaaataaattatttccccAAATATGTCCTGAGGACACACCCAACAGGGCCAGATTAGTGATGTGGCATCGAGATCTCCATCAACTGTACCAGAAATTGCACCTGGTCCACCTGCTATTCTAACCACACCTAAAAGCTTTCTGGGCAGCTCCTTCTTGACTTGTACATATTGGGGGTGGTGTGGAGGTAGGGTTAGGGCACATTGAACTTGGGAGTCAGAATGTTGTGAAACCCAGGGGTGACAAGTGTTTATTATAGATGTTAGGGCTGCCCATtcccatttatttacttgtagatttattatttatctaaatAGCTGTGAACTTGTCAGAGGGAGACGGTATTCTATAGGGAGATGATACTTGGGGCACCGTGCCTCAAGGCACTTTTCTTTAATGGTGTTAATATACACTGGCCCCCAGTTGTGATTAGGAGACCTTTCTGGTCCCCACATTATTGGTAGGTATGGCGTTCATGTATACTGGGGGAGGAACTGACCAAATGGTCCGTGGCTTCTTATTTTAACCAGTCCACGGGATAGCCGATGTGGTCTTTCTGGGGTGATCTGTATGCAGTCAGAGTCACTGACCCCACAGGTAAAGGTCACAACCTCTAGCTATGGGGGTGGATGCTGTCCCCCAGATGGAATGTTAATTTCCAGAGGTTACAGAATGCCATGTGTCTTTTAGGAGACAGCCTTTATGCCAGGCACAGACATAGGGAATCGTGATCTTGTCTTTAGGGAACCAGCAAAGTCCCCCTTGGTTGGAGCAGATCTCATCTTGTCTAGCTTGAGCCTTGTCTTCTGCATGCGTAGTGGGGGATCAGAAGATCAGCAAGACTTGTAGAGTGTGAGGCCTGATGGCACAGAACACGACACGGAGAGGAACAGGCTATCTttctgatggggaaactgagtcagggcTGGGGTTGGTCGTGACAAAGTTAAGACAGAGCTGCTTTTGCTGACCTCTGTGATAAAAGGCACAAGATGGATATAGTTAAACCATCCCCCCCTTCCCATGAAATAGGGTAGAAGATTAATTCACAGGGATACAAGATGGGGGGACCAGCAGCAACTATAGCCAGGGGGAAGGTGGTGGCAGGTGGGCCTCAAGTGGAGATCTAGGGTTCATGTACATGCCTGCCAGGAGGGCAGGGCCATGGGGGTCATGTGCATGCCCACCAATGGGGTGGGGGATCTGggggtctcatatatgcccaCCAACAGGGTGAGGATCTGGGGATCTCGTATATGCCCACAAATAGGATGAGGATCTGGGGTCTCGTATATGTTATGCCCACTAACAAGGTGGGGATGTGGGGGTCTTGTANNNNNNNNNNNNNNNNNNNNNNNNNNNNNNNNNNNNNNNNNNNNNNNNNNNNNNNNNNNNNNNNNNNNNNNNNNNNNNNNNNNNNNNNNNNNNNNNNNNNNNNNNNNNNNNNNNNNNNNNNNNNNNNNNNNNNNNNNNNNNNNNNNNNNNNNNNNNNNNNNNNNNNNNNNNNNNNNNNNNNNNNNNNNNNNNNNNNNNNNNNNNNNNNNNNNNNNNNNNNNNNNNNNNNNNNNNNNNNNNNNNNNNNNNNNNNNNNNNNNNNNNNNNNNNNNNNNNNNNNNNNNNNNNNNNNNNNNNNNNNNNNNNNNNNNNNNNGGGTTCTAGGGGTCTCGTATATGTTATGCCCACCAACAAGGTGGGGACCTGGGGGTCTTGTATATGCCTACCAACAGGGCTGGGCTCTAAGGGGTCTTGTATATGCCTACTAATGGGTTGGGGATCTGGGGGGTCTAGCACATGTTATGTCCACCAACAGGGCAGGGATCTAggggtctcatatatgcccaCCAACGGGGTGGGGCTCTAAGGGGTCATGTATATGCCTACCAATGGGGTGGGGATCTGggggtctcatatatgcccaCCAACAGGGCGAGAGTCTAGGGGTCTTGTGCATGCCTGCCAATGGGCTGGGGATATGGAGGTCTTGTATATGCCTACCAACAGGGCAGGGATCTAGGGGTCATGTGCACACCCACCAGTGGGGTGGCGAACAGGGGATCTTGTACATGCTTGCCAACAGGTGGGAAATCTGGGGTCATGTGCATCCTTGCCAATGGGGGGGGATCTAGGGGTCTTATACATGCCCGCCAATGGGGTTGGGATCTGGGGGTCTTATATATGCCTGCCAATGGGGCAGGGATCTGGGGTCGTGAGCATGCCTGCCATCTGGGTGGGAATCTGGGAGTCTTGTATATGCCTACCAACAGGGTGGGGATTTGGGGGTTTTGTACATGCCAACGAACAGGGTGGGGATCTGGGGTCATGTGCACACCCACCATCTGGGTGGGAATCTGGGGGTCTTGTATATGTCTACCAATAGGGTGGGGATCTGGAGTCCTGTGCACACCCATCAACAGGGTGGGGACCTGGGGGTCTTGTACATGCCACCTGGGGTCGTGTGCACATCCGCCATCTGGTTGGGAATNNNNNNNNNNNNNNNNNNNNNNNNNNNNNNNNNNNNNNNNNNNNNNNNNNNNNNNNNNNNNNNNNNNNNNNNNNNNNNNNNNNNNNNNNNNNNNNNNNNNNNNNNNNNNNNNNNNNNNNNNNNNNNNNNNNNNNNNNNNNNNNNNNNNNNNNNNNNNNNNNNNNNNNNNNNNNNNNNNNNNNNNNNNNNNNNNNNNNNNNNNNNNNNNNNNNNNNNNNNNNNNNNNNNNNNNNNNNNNNNNNNNNNNNNNNNNNNNNNNNNNNNNNNNNNNNNNNNNNNNNNNNNNNNNNNNNNNNNNNNNNNNNNNNNNNNNNNNNNNNNNNNNNNNNNNNNNNNNNNNNNNNNNNNNNNNNNNNNNNGAGTGGGAATCTGGGGGTCTTGTATGTCTACCAACAGGGCGGGGATCTGGGGTCGTGTACGCACCCGCCATCTGAGTGGGAATCTGGGGGTCTTGCACATGCCTGCCAACGGGGTGGGGACCTGGGGGTCATGTGCAGACCCACCAATAGGCCCACACCCAAAGAACCCATTCTTTCACAAAGAGTTGTAACAGCCGATATTTAAACAGGGCTCTTCTTCCACCCAGGTTTGTGTATTTGGGGAGTGGGCTCTGTGCTCTGAATGATCTCACTACATACTTTTATTGGGGTCCATCTTTTAGGTGGCTCCTAGACACTAATCTTCCCTGGTAGGTAAGGGTTTGCAAGGTTTAGGGCTTGGGGATACTCAtcagcaggagggaggggctgagtGCTAAGGTCCCACGTCATGACAGGGGAGAATCAGaccaccccctccctccccaggagGAGGGCAAGCTGCCTCTCCTTACATTTGTACTAAAGTGAACCCACCACTTGGGGGAACAGGAAAAGGAGGCAAGAGGAAAGGCCTTGTGGCTCCTGCAGATTGGAGGGGCTGTCCTAGGGCTGGGGGGGGGTGGTGGCACGTAGGCTTGAGGGGAGGGGGCGAGATGCGGGAGTTAGACACACCCTGAAAGCTGCCTGGGGGCCCTCAGACTCTTTAAAGGCATGGGGTCCCCACCCCTCAGGGGGACTGGTTCCCTTAGGGAGGCGATGCAGTTCCCACCCTAGTGTTAAACTTGGAGACTGGCTATGTGGGCATCTAAAAGCATGTGTCTGATGGCCCTAGTACTCTGATTTAGAGTTCACAGTGAGCCTCCCCTATCCTGCCTTGGGACAAATCtactccaagattttttttttaaaagggttcCCAGCCATTGGTACTGAGAGCCCCAATTCTTGGGTTTTAAGGCTCCACAACAGAAAAATGAGGTTATCTGAGTATTAACTACTCCAATCAACCTACAGGTAGAAGGAAGCATTTCCCCAGGGAAGATTCCTCATTCAGTTTGATATTTTGTTCTAAGTAGTAGTATGATAATTGGAAAGCTTCCAGTCTTAAAATACAGATATTCTGAGAACGTGTTCAGTATTCATCTACGTATGTGAATAGGTGTGGGAGTGTACCCAGTATAAAACAGCTAAAATAGAAAATCTACAATCTAATTCGGGCGTGTAGTACTAAAACAAAACCTCTCCATTGAAGAGATTACTATGTAGATGGAGCCGTCATATCAGGGGCTGGCAGGTTTGCCCTCCTTTGTAAAGCCGCCTAATGAAATTAACGCTGATtgtgaaattcagagaaaaccCCCTTAGATGTCTCTAAACTACGCGTGCCGGTTCCAGGGCTCTGAGCAGTGTTGGGGCTGGAGGTCTCTATAGGAtgctcccccacccacccccttgtTCCACCCCCTAGGATGCTGtccccctcatcccaccccccAGAAAAGTGTAAGGCAGATTAGTGGGGTTAGCATTTTTAGTAGGTcctgccccctctcccttctGTTAAGTGGTAGGGGAAAGCTATGTGGAACCCATCCTCCATTTCTCTACCCTATCTTTATGCTTGTGGggaaagacagacaagagaggagacagaagacagacgcAAGATACAGGGATTGCTGAGACATGCAGAGAATTTTATTTATCAGGCTTGTTAATACTGATTTTTACTTGTAGAGTAGAGAGTCATAGGAGGAAAGACGTGCAGGTAAGTATTAGTAAGGTTGAGAGGTTTAGCACAACACGATACGTAGTAGGCTCTCTCAGTAGGGGCTTGCCACATTCCTCAGATGCCAACTTTTGGTACAGCCGATAATCAATCTATCGATGCCTTTTCTGATTGCTCTTCTACTATACTGTAGCCAATCAAGGatgtcatttcctccttcctttgtcACTTATGTCTAAAGGTTAGGAACTAGGTGGggacccctccccctccccccagacaaCAGAATAGTATTCTTATTAGTTTCCTAAGACCGGGCAATTGAAGCATGCAAGTTGGGATAGTTGGGAGAGGACATAGCGAAGAAGATGGAGGACTGTAGCCATCATCTAGTAGGGGTAATATattctaaaagaaacagatgaacaAACATGTGTCAGTTACTTTGTCCCCGACCCCCATATCCTTTGACCCACCCATGCCCGGTCTCAGAAGCCATTTCTTTTCGATGTCCTAGACTAGAAGCTTCTCTATGAATTGATATGAGAAATAGCTGCTCCGTCCTGCATGCTGAGTGAGCGAATGGAGCTGGATGGATGCCtggcatgcgtgtgcgtgtgtctgCAGGCATGAGATGCTTgtggggaggagaaagcaaaataataaacaatgggAATGAGTGGGGTGCCGTCACAAATGCTCTTGTTCACTGATTGATGTAAAGTGCCTTGcgttaaaatttaaattttttttttaaaataaattttgaggcCAGAGGCGTCAAGGTCAATGGCCTTCCACAAAGTGCCATGACATTAGGCATATATTTTCCCCAAGATAAAATACTAGGAGGCAACGAATAGTTTTAATTGAggaaatactaattttttttccccaaagagttttgaaattttaaggTTAGACTGACCACTCTGTGGACAGAATTTAATGATTTAAGTGGAGGGGAAATAAAGTCCATAAGGAAAATATCTAttcttaaaatcttaaattttccTCAGAGGCTGAGATGGCCAACTTTCTCCCAGCTGCATCCTTTGGGCCAAAACATTTTCTGTTGAGCACTTTACTGGATTACACGACATTTGCAAATGCACACCAAAATGGCTGATGGCCCTGAGATGATCTCTATTCTGCTCCCGAGTctggtcctcagtttccccactatgatcttcatgtttgttttgtctgttagaagagttttctgtt
This portion of the Microtus ochrogaster isolate Prairie Vole_2 linkage group LG8, MicOch1.0, whole genome shotgun sequence genome encodes:
- the LOC101995578 gene encoding guanine nucleotide-binding protein G(s) subunit alpha isoforms short isoform X2; translated protein: MGCLGNSKTEDQRNEEKAQREANKKIEKQLQKDKQVYRATHRLLLLGAGESGKSTIVKQMRILHVNGFNGEGGEEDPQAARSNSDGSEKATKVQDIKNNLKEAIETIVAAMSNLVPPVELANPENQFRVDYILSVMNVPNFDFPPEFYEHAKALWEDEGVRACYERSNEYQLIDCAQYFLDKIDVIKQADYVPSDQDLLRCRVLTSGIFETKFQVDKVNFHMFDVGGQRDERRKWIQCFNDVTAIIFVVASSSYNMVIREDNQTNRLQEALNLFKSIWNNRWLRTISVILFLNKQDLLAEKVLPGKSKIEDYFPEFARYTTPEDATPEPGEDPRVTRAKYFIRDEFLRISTASGDGRHYCYPHFTCAVDTENIRRVFNDCRDIIQRMHLRQYELL
- the LOC101995578 gene encoding guanine nucleotide-binding protein G(s) subunit alpha isoforms short isoform X3, which codes for MGCLGNSKTEDQRNEEKAQREANKKIEKQLQKDKQVYRATHRLLLLGAGESGKSTIVKQMRILHVNGFNGEGGEEDPQAARSNSDGEKATKVQDIKNNLKEAIETIVAAMSNLVPPVELANPENQFRVDYILSVMNVPNFDFPPEFYEHAKALWEDEGVRACYERSNEYQLIDCAQYFLDKIDVIKQADYVPSDQDLLRCRVLTSGIFETKFQVDKVNFHMFDVGGQRDERRKWIQCFNDVTAIIFVVASSSYNMVIREDNQTNRLQEALNLFKSIWNNRWLRTISVILFLNKQDLLAEKVLPGKSKIEDYFPEFARYTTPEDATPEPGEDPRVTRAKYFIRDEFLRISTASGDGRHYCYPHFTCAVDTENIRRVFNDCRDIIQRMHLRQYELL
- the LOC101995578 gene encoding guanine nucleotide-binding protein G(s) subunit alpha isoforms short isoform X5, translating into MGCLGNSKTEDQRNEEKAQREANKKIEKQLQKDKQVYRATHRLLLLGAGESGKSTIVKQMRILHVNGFNGDEKATKVQDIKNNLKEAIETIVAAMSNLVPPVELANPENQFRVDYILSVMNVPNFDFPPEFYEHAKALWEDEGVRACYERSNEYQLIDCAQYFLDKIDVIKQADYVPSDQDLLRCRVLTSGIFETKFQVDKVNFHMFDVGGQRDERRKWIQCFNDVTAIIFVVASSSYNMVIREDNQTNRLQEALNLFKSIWNNRWLRTISVILFLNKQDLLAEKVLPGKSKIEDYFPEFARYTTPEDATPEPGEDPRVTRAKYFIRDEFLRISTASGDGRHYCYPHFTCAVDTENIRRVFNDCRDIIQRMHLRQYELL
- the LOC101995578 gene encoding guanine nucleotide-binding protein G(s) subunit alpha isoforms short isoform X4, whose protein sequence is MGCLGNSKTEDQRNEEKAQREANKKIEKQLQKDKQVYRATHRLLLLGAGESGKSTIVKQMRILHVNGFNGDSEKATKVQDIKNNLKEAIETIVAAMSNLVPPVELANPENQFRVDYILSVMNVPNFDFPPEFYEHAKALWEDEGVRACYERSNEYQLIDCAQYFLDKIDVIKQADYVPSDQDLLRCRVLTSGIFETKFQVDKVNFHMFDVGGQRDERRKWIQCFNDVTAIIFVVASSSYNMVIREDNQTNRLQEALNLFKSIWNNRWLRTISVILFLNKQDLLAEKVLPGKSKIEDYFPEFARYTTPEDATPEPGEDPRVTRAKYFIRDEFLRISTASGDGRHYCYPHFTCAVDTENIRRVFNDCRDIIQRMHLRQYELL